Below is a window of Thermodesulfobacteriota bacterium DNA.
ACCGTCTCCACCCTCTTTTGGATGAGAAAATCCAGGACCGCGCCGGACAGCGAGGCCCGGCCCATGAGGGTGAGCCGCTCGAGTCCTTCGGCCGGGATCAGCAGATCCTCGCCGCCCGGCCGCACCACCCGCAGGGCATCCCCGTCCTTGCGCAAACCGCTTCCCGGCTCGATGACATAGATCCGTTCCATGGCGCGTCACCGCGGTGGCAGAAACCGCTCCAGACAGGCCAGGGCCGAGCGCAGCTGCTCCACGGCGTCGGCCAGGTTCTCCACCCGCTCCGCTTTGGGGCTGGCCGCGGCCTGCTGCCAGTCCGGCAGATGGAGGAGGGGGTGCAGATAGCCGTCCGGCCGGCCGGGGAAGCGGCAGGGCAGATCGGAGCCGGCATCCAGCAGGGAGTGGAGGCGACGGCAGCCCAAAGGGGTGCCCCGCAGGCGGCTGATCTTGAAATCCAGCAAGGGCCGGTTGTACTCTGGCAGCGCGGCCAGGAGATGGTGCAAGGAGCCGCGGCCGTCCGGCAGATGGCCGACGGTGCCCAGGAGCACCTTCTCTTCCCGCAGGCTCAGCGCCCGGCCGCTGCGGCTGCTGGCGAAGATCTGGGCCAGCAGAGCGCAGCGCTCCTCCAGCATGGCCAGGGCCGGGAACTGCCGGGCCCAGTCGGCGAGGCGGGGGTGGACCAGCACCGTGGCCTGGCCGGCGGCAGTGGCCAGGGCCGTCAGGGCCGCTGCCGGCGCCGGCCGGCAGAAGGCCAGGAAGGCCAGCTGCGCCTCGATGCCAGCGGCCGCGGCCTTCAGGAATGACGAGGGCCGGCCGGTCGCCCGGTGGATGCCCAGGGGCAGCTTGACGAGATTCCCCAGGCCCTTGCCGGTGTGGCGGTCCTGCTTGGGGAAGACCTCCAACTGGAAACAGCGGACATCGCCCTGCACCCTGGCCACCAGGGCCAGAAGAGCTGCCCGCGCCTGGCCGGCTGGCACCGGCTCGGCCACCGGCAGCCAGAGGTGGAAGCCCTTGCCGCCGGAAAGCTCGACGATGGGGAAAAGCCCCGCCTCCCGGGCCAGCTCGGCGAGCCGGGTGAGGAGATAGGAGCCCTCCCGCCGCACCTGCTCCCGGGCCGCCCGGTCCAGGTCCGGCCGGCGGCAGGCAGGGGCCAGGTCGATATCCACCACCGGCGAGCGTACCGTGGCATCGGCACGCAGGAGATAGATGCCACTGGTGCGGCGACCGGCGAGATGGTCCTCCAGATCGGTCAGGGTCAGGGGCCGCCTGACCGGGGCATAGCCCTGCTCGCCCCGCTGCCGGTCCGCCCACTGGCGGGCGAAGGCATCCTCCCGGCCCTGAAACAGCTCCAGGTACTGGGCGAGCCGGGCCTCGGGGCGCCGCAGCCCCCCGAAAGGCCGGCAGGCGGCCTCGTCGCCGGCGGCCGGGTCTTCCGCCAGGCCCGGAGCCGGCGGCGGTGGCAGTGCACCGGCGGCCGGCAAGAGATCAGCCAGCCAGGCAGCCACCGGCTCGTCGCCGAGGATGGCCGCTGCCCGGGCCTTCACCGCCAGGGCCTCGACACCCCGGTCCAGGAGGGCGAGGATCTCCAGCCGCTGCCGCCAGGCGGCCGCCAGGTCGGGCTGCCGTTCATTGGCCCGCTCCAGGGCCGCCAGGGCCAGCTCCGGCCGGCCGGCGGCCTGGCCGATCCCGGCAAAGCGGACCAGCTCCGGCGGGGTGAGGTTCTGCCAGAAGGGACCACCGGCCAGGGCCCGCTCCAGGGCCGCCCGGCCGTCGCTGCCCAGGACCGCCTCCTCGAGACGCCGGAGCAGGAGGCCGAAATCAGGGTGCTCATCCGGGCGGGCGAGGGCCATGGCCGTCACCTCCTGACTCCAGTCCCTGGCGGATCCGCTCGGCCAGGCGGCCGAGATGGGGGTAGTGGAGATGCCGGCGCTCCAGCTCGGCGACGATGGCAGCTGCCTCGGCGAGGCGACCCAGGCGGAAGAGGCAGGCAGCCCGCCAGAACATCGCCTCCAGGGACGGGTTGCCGTAGGTCTCCTGGCAGAAGCGCTCCGCCGCCTCGGCCTCGGCCAGGGCCTCGGTGAGGCGGCCGCGGCCGAGATGGAGACGGGCCAGGCGCAGGAGCGGCCGGTGGCGGCTGCGGCGGTCCCGCTCCGCCGCCTGGCGCCAGAGCCGCTCCGCCTCCTCCGGGCGGCCCAGGGCGGCCAGGCAGTCCCCTTCGGTCCAGCGCACATACGGCCGGCGGGCCCGCTCCGGCACCCGGCCGATGGCGACCAGCCCGGCATCCGCCTCGCCCAGGGCCAGGCAGGCCCGGGCGCACAGCTCCCAGACGAAATCAATGGCCTGGTCGGGAGCGGCCGCCGCTACCGCCACCTGGCAGTGCTCCCGGGCCTTGGCGGGCCGGCCGGCGGCCAGATGGATCTTGGCCAGGCCGAAGTGGGTGAAGAGAAGGCCCACCGTCTCGCCGGCCGGGTCCTCGGCCAGGAGCTCTTCCAGCAGGGCCTGGGCCCGGGGCAGCCGGTGGTCCTCGGCCAGGCAGACCGCCAGGTGGTAGAGGCTCTTGCGGAACTTTGGCCGTTCCTGGTGCCGCTCCTGCCGGGCCTTCTCGGAGAGGGCCAGCCAGTTGGCCCGGGCCCGCTCGAAAAGCGGGATGGCCAGCCGGGATTTCCGCTCGATCTCCTGAAAAAGGATGCCCTGGCGGTAAAAGCCGGTGACGGTCTCCGGCCGCAGGGCCTGGCAGCGGCCGAAATGGCGGTGGGCCTCGGCCACGAGCTCTTGGCGGGTGGCGGGCGCCAGGGCCACCTTGCCGGTGCGGCAGGAGCGGATGTACTGGCAGGCGGTGAAGGCCAGGCTGCTGTGGCCGAGAAAGCTGTCCGGGAGCCTCGCCACCGCGAGGCGCAGGGTGGCGAGGGCCTCCGGAAAGCGGCCGCTCTGGCCCAAAGCAAAGGCGACCTTGAGCCGAAGCTCGGCATCGAGGCCGGCGGCCACCAGCTCCGGCACCTTTTCCTCCACCGGATGGAAGAGGGCGAGGAGGTCCGGCCAGCGGCAGCCGCGCACCAGTTCCTCGGCCTCGGCCAGGGCCGCCTGCTGGCCGGCGCTCGCCTGCTGGATCTGCCAGGGGGCGAGGGTGTCGTCCAGGAGAAAGGTGTCGTCAGGGGCGGGCAGCGGCGGGGCAACGGCGGCGGGACGGGGCTCGGCCGCCGGGGCCGGCGGGGTGGTGACGAGGGTTGCGGTCTCGGCCATGGTCTCCCTCCTGCCGGCCCCAAATGCCCCGCAGCCCCTGGCACCGTGTCAGGAGGGGGGCGGCAGCCGGCTTCGCCCTGTGCAAAGGGTTGGCATGATGATAGCCGCCATGGCCAGGCCAGGGCTGTTCCTGCAATATGGCAAGGAGAAGAGAGAGTGCCTTGGCGCGCCGGATGTCCCGCTTCTGGGTGGATTTGTCCCCACCCATGAGGAGCAGATGCACGACCTTGCCCTGTCGGGCCAGATAGACCCGGTAGCCCGGGCCGCTGTGGACGCGCATCTCGTGTTTCTTGAGGGCCTCGCGCAGCGAGAGCAGATACGGTAGCCGGGGGATTCATCCCCCGGCAGGAGGCGCCGGCGACAACCTCAACCGCCGCAACCCCCAGTGCCGGTCCCAACCCCTTGGGGCCGGACACACGGGGCGGGCATGCGCCGCGCAGGCCGAAGCCGCGGCGGATGCCCGGGGGCGCGGCGGTGCTGCCCGGCCGGCCTTGAAAGGCCGGCCTACCTCTTGGTACGCCACTCCGTGGCTCTGCAAGGAAGGCTTCTTCCGGAGCCTCGCGCTGCGAGAGTTGCCATGCGCGGTGCGGGCCACGATGGGTGAAAGCGACCTTCTTGGCCGAGGCGGCCTTGACCGCCGGCAGCCCGCCAGAAGGCGGATGTTTCCTTGAGAGCGAGAGCAGATACGGTAGCCGGGGGATTCATCCCCCGGCAGGAGGCGCCGGCGACAACCTCGACCGCCGCAACCCCCAGTGCCNNNNNNNNNNNNNNNNNNNNNNNNNNNNNNNNNNNNNNNNNNNNNNNNNNNNNNNNNNNNNNNNNNNNNNNNNNNNNNNNNNNNNNNNNNNNNNNNNNNNCCGTGGCTCTGCAAGGAAGGCTTCTTCCGGAGCCTCGCGCAGCGAGAGTTGCCATGCGCGGTGCGGGCCACGATGGGTGAAAGCGACCTTCTTGGCCGAGGCGGCGTTGACCGCCGGCAGCCCGCCAGAAGGCGGATGTTTCCTTGAGAGCGAGAGCAGATACGGTAGCCGGGGGATTCATCCCCCGGCAGGAGGCGCCGGCGACAACCTCGACCGCCGCAACCCCCAGTGCCGGACCCAACCCCTTGGGCCGGACACACGGGCGGACATGCGCCGCGCAGGCCGAAGCCGCGGCGGATGCCCAGGGGCGCGGCGGTGCTTCCCGGCCGGCCTTGAAAGGCCGGCCTACCTCTTGGTACGCCACTCCGTGGCTCTGCAAGGAAGGCTTCTTCCGGAGCCTCGCGCAGCGAGAGTTGCCATGCGCGGTGCGGGCCACGATGGGTGAAAGCGACCTTCTTGGCCGAGGCGGCGTTGACCGCCGGCAGCCCGCCATGAAGGCCGATGTTTCTTAAGAGTTGCCATGCGCGGGGCGCACCCAACTGGAGAAGCGCCGGAAGTCCGCCGTGGTGGTCTCCCATAGGTCCTATTGGTCCTATAAGTCCCATGGGGCCATGGGAGCCATGGGAGCCATGGGACCTGTGGGTTGCCATACGCAGGGCGCCATACAATGAATGAAAGAGGAGGGAGCCATGAAGAACGTGCTGCTGGCGGTGTGCGGCATCAGCCCGGCGGTGATCACCGAGGCCCTCTACGCCCTGGAGATGGAGGGCCGGCCGGTGGACGAGCTTGTCATCATCACCACCCGCACCGGCAAGGAGCTGGTCCTGGGCCGGCTGTTCCCCGAGCGGGGCGGGGCCATCCGGGCCTTTCTCGCCGACTATGGCCGGGAGCCGGACAGCCTCGCCTACGGTGAGGACCGCCTGCACGTGCTCTGCGACCGCCGGGGCCGGGAGCTCGATGACATCCACACCGAGGAGGACAACGCGATCCTCCTCGACGCCTGCCTGACCCTGGCCCATCAGCTCACCAGCGCCCCGGCCACCCGGGTCTACTTCCTGGTCGCCGGCGGCAGGAAGACCATGAGCGCCTGCCTGACCCTGGCTGCCCAGCTCTATGGCCGGCCGGACCGGGACAAGATCATCCACGTGCTGGTGGAGCCGCCCGGGGTCGAGTGGGCGGATTTCTGGTTCCCGCCCCGCCAGAAGACCAGGGTGGAATGGACCGACCGGCGAACCGGGCTGACCTCGTTTCTGTCCAGCGACCGCATCCACATCCACCTGGTGACCA
It encodes the following:
- a CDS encoding tetratricopeptide repeat protein, with the protein product MAETATLVTTPPAPAAEPRPAAVAPPLPAPDDTFLLDDTLAPWQIQQASAGQQAALAEAEELVRGCRWPDLLALFHPVEEKVPELVAAGLDAELRLKVAFALGQSGRFPEALATLRLAVARLPDSFLGHSSLAFTACQYIRSCRTGKVALAPATRQELVAEAHRHFGRCQALRPETVTGFYRQGILFQEIERKSRLAIPLFERARANWLALSEKARQERHQERPKFRKSLYHLAVCLAEDHRLPRAQALLEELLAEDPAGETVGLLFTHFGLAKIHLAAGRPAKAREHCQVAVAAAAPDQAIDFVWELCARACLALGEADAGLVAIGRVPERARRPYVRWTEGDCLAALGRPEEAERLWRQAAERDRRSRHRPLLRLARLHLGRGRLTEALAEAEAAERFCQETYGNPSLEAMFWRAACLFRLGRLAEAAAIVAELERRHLHYPHLGRLAERIRQGLESGGDGHGPRPPG
- the csm6 gene encoding CRISPR-associated ring nuclease Csm6; protein product: MKNVLLAVCGISPAVITEALYALEMEGRPVDELVIITTRTGKELVLGRLFPERGGAIRAFLADYGREPDSLAYGEDRLHVLCDRRGRELDDIHTEEDNAILLDACLTLAHQLTSAPATRVYFLVAGGRKTMSACLTLAAQLYGRPDRDKIIHVLVEPPGVEWADFWFPPRQKTRVEWTDRRTGLTSFLSSDRIHIHLVTMPYVPLRALVPENDLARTMTPAELMGLLVREPAPRLALDLAERRAVWGGMQELDRLTAVELAIFAYLAQLRQGCAGRHREGDLCRQCSRSAAEIDAPETGRQLTSLYLRIRNNPCVKEPNPDGIIESFRSTSGVPSNFRTNRSRINKKIRAAVGAHDCHRRAGSDPFSRVLGTHPKLSCSGVLVLDGSGFGRGWSGG
- a CDS encoding CRISPR-associated primase-polymerase type A1, producing the protein MALARPDEHPDFGLLLRRLEEAVLGSDGRAALERALAGGPFWQNLTPPELVRFAGIGQAAGRPELALAALERANERQPDLAAAWRQRLEILALLDRGVEALAVKARAAAILGDEPVAAWLADLLPAAGALPPPPAPGLAEDPAAGDEAACRPFGGLRRPEARLAQYLELFQGREDAFARQWADRQRGEQGYAPVRRPLTLTDLEDHLAGRRTSGIYLLRADATVRSPVVDIDLAPACRRPDLDRAAREQVRREGSYLLTRLAELAREAGLFPIVELSGGKGFHLWLPVAEPVPAGQARAALLALVARVQGDVRCFQLEVFPKQDRHTGKGLGNLVKLPLGIHRATGRPSSFLKAAAAGIEAQLAFLAFCRPAPAAALTALATAAGQATVLVHPRLADWARQFPALAMLEERCALLAQIFASSRSGRALSLREEKVLLGTVGHLPDGRGSLHHLLAALPEYNRPLLDFKISRLRGTPLGCRRLHSLLDAGSDLPCRFPGRPDGYLHPLLHLPDWQQAAASPKAERVENLADAVEQLRSALACLERFLPPR